Proteins encoded by one window of Chryseobacterium aquaeductus:
- the porL gene encoding type IX secretion system motor protein PorL/GldL produces MFKTKDAWMNFFYSFGAAIVILGAWLKITHISFGPINGNIALTVGLVTEAIIFIIFAFDPPAAEESYHWENVYPELLDKHANPNPLHSNVSAKNTMDHFAELENSLSGKLDKMLQDAKLDVQLFDRLRTGIDKFSSSVDQINQTVDVSASTHKYNDQLNKAAQHMESMNALYAMQIESGQRQSDFAKKYVEDMQKSAEHSEKFNQELQGLTSNLNSLNRVYGGMLTAMKS; encoded by the coding sequence ATGTTTAAGACTAAAGATGCTTGGATGAATTTCTTCTATTCATTCGGTGCTGCAATTGTAATTCTTGGAGCTTGGCTTAAAATTACTCACATCTCTTTTGGCCCAATTAATGGTAACATCGCACTTACAGTAGGGCTTGTTACTGAGGCAATTATCTTTATTATTTTCGCTTTTGATCCTCCAGCAGCTGAGGAGTCTTACCACTGGGAAAATGTTTATCCGGAACTTTTAGATAAGCATGCAAACCCAAACCCATTACATTCAAATGTTTCTGCTAAAAATACAATGGATCATTTTGCAGAGTTGGAAAACTCATTGTCTGGTAAATTAGATAAGATGCTTCAAGATGCAAAATTAGACGTACAGTTATTTGACAGATTAAGAACAGGAATCGATAAATTTTCAAGTTCTGTAGATCAGATCAACCAAACAGTTGATGTATCTGCTTCTACTCATAAATACAACGATCAGTTAAACAAAGCTGCTCAACACATGGAAAGTATGAATGCTCTATATGCAATGCAGATAGAAAGCGGCCAGAGACAATCTGATTTTGCTAAGAAATATGTTGAAGATATGCAGAAATCTGCTGAACATTCTGAGAAGTTTAACCAAGAATTACAAGGTTTAACATCAAACTTAAACAGCTTAAACAGAGTTTACGGTGGTATGTTAACAGCAATGAAGTCATAA
- the porK gene encoding T9SS ring complex lipoprotein PorK/GldK, producing MKRIFLLLLSASVASVSCSGGGSSSVGKPGTKGELIPREKTKSFVAERPFGMVAIPGGSFVAGQADVDFTDSPEKAPLKTVTVSSFFMDEAETTNAEYRVFINYVRDSIARTMLAEAAGEGGDGGGKGTGIGDYAYLAKKEENLTAYQEYLEGAGGRDGFDDTKKLDWKIPLHWNTSKYPDVEYAEVLESMYLPASSRVGSERLLDVSKLKYNYKWGDMNTALAENERGVNFLRSESIAIYPDTTVWVKDFHFAYNEPLFEQYFWHKAYKDYPVVGVTWDQARAYCNFRSKLKTDYNESLKRRKQRPIEFRLPTEMEWEYAARGGKQNATYPWGGPYLMDDRGCYLANFKPKRGDYMEDAKLGTYMYVAPVRKFKKNGFGLFDMAGNVSEWTESAYNNSSYGFSSTLNPSTKDKEDSKRSVRGGSWKDVGYMLMTGARDFESKDSARSYIGFRTVQDIPEAAVKVKRVTR from the coding sequence ATGAAAAGGATATTTCTTTTATTATTGTCTGCGTCAGTAGCATCGGTATCTTGTTCAGGTGGTGGATCTTCTTCTGTTGGGAAGCCAGGAACAAAAGGGGAATTGATACCTAGAGAAAAAACAAAATCATTTGTTGCGGAAAGACCATTTGGTATGGTTGCCATTCCTGGTGGATCTTTCGTTGCAGGTCAAGCTGATGTGGATTTCACAGACAGCCCTGAAAAAGCACCATTGAAAACAGTAACTGTATCTTCATTCTTTATGGATGAAGCAGAAACAACTAATGCGGAGTATAGGGTATTCATCAATTACGTGAGAGACTCTATTGCAAGAACTATGCTAGCTGAAGCTGCCGGTGAAGGTGGAGACGGTGGTGGTAAAGGTACAGGCATCGGAGATTATGCATACCTTGCAAAAAAAGAAGAAAATCTTACCGCGTACCAAGAATATCTTGAAGGTGCAGGTGGTAGAGATGGTTTTGATGATACGAAAAAATTAGACTGGAAAATCCCATTGCATTGGAATACGTCAAAATATCCTGATGTAGAATATGCTGAAGTTTTAGAATCTATGTACTTGCCTGCTTCTTCTAGAGTAGGTAGCGAAAGACTTCTTGACGTTAGTAAATTAAAATATAACTATAAATGGGGAGATATGAATACTGCTCTTGCTGAAAACGAAAGAGGTGTGAACTTCTTGAGAAGCGAAAGTATTGCAATCTATCCTGATACAACTGTTTGGGTTAAAGATTTCCATTTTGCCTATAACGAGCCATTGTTCGAACAATATTTTTGGCACAAAGCTTACAAAGATTATCCTGTTGTTGGGGTAACTTGGGATCAAGCTAGAGCATATTGTAATTTCAGATCTAAATTGAAGACTGATTATAATGAAAGCTTAAAAAGAAGAAAACAAAGACCTATCGAATTCCGTCTTCCAACTGAAATGGAATGGGAATATGCTGCAAGAGGTGGTAAACAAAATGCAACTTATCCTTGGGGCGGTCCTTATTTGATGGATGACAGAGGTTGTTATCTTGCAAATTTCAAACCAAAAAGAGGTGATTATATGGAAGATGCTAAACTTGGTACTTACATGTATGTTGCTCCGGTAAGAAAATTCAAGAAAAACGGTTTTGGATTATTTGATATGGCAGGAAATGTTTCTGAATGGACAGAATCTGCTTACAACAATTCTTCTTATGGTTTCTCTTCTACTTTGAATCCTTCAACTAAAGATAAAGAAGATTCTAAAAGATCTGTTAGAGGTGGTTCTTGGAAAGATGTTGGATATATGTTGATGACTGGAGCTAGAGATTTTGAAAGCAAAGACTCTGCAAGAAGTTATATCGGATTCAGAACAGTACAGGATATTCCTGAGGCAGCTGTGAAGGTAAAAAGAGTTACCAGATAA
- the glmS gene encoding glutamine--fructose-6-phosphate transaminase (isomerizing), with product MCGIVGYTGFQDAYDIVINGLRRLEYRGYDSAGIVLEGENKSFNVEKTKGKVDDLVQISSQLKGIAKVGMGHTRWATHGVPSDRNSHPHVSNNGKIAIVHNGIIENYDTIKTMLTDKGYTFKSETDTEVLVNLIQYFTELNIETDFPTAVRYALNEVYGAYAITVMHEDYPGVLVVGRLGSPLAIGIGDQEYFIASDASPFVEFTKEAIYLEEGHMAILSLENGVDIRTITDNSKIVPEIQELKLNLEQIEKGGYEHFMLKEIFEQPKSIHDTMRGRLIVEEGIIKMAGIWDHLEKFKNANKITIIACGTSWHAGLIGEYLIEEFARIPVEVEYASEFRYRNPIITDKDVVIAISQSGETADTMAALKLAKERGAFIYGICNVVDSSIARITDAGSYTHAGPEIGVASTKAFTAQLTILSLIALKLGKHNGNLGNADFMSLIAELNAIPKKIEEVLEATHELTQSIAKDFINATNFLYLGRGYNYPAALEGALKLKEISYIHAEGYPAAEMKHGPIALIDENMPIVIIAPKKGHYDKIVSNVQEIKARKGKVIAVVNKGDTQVSAMADYVIEIPETSECFSPIVASVPLQLLAYYIAVYRGANVDQPRNLAKSVTVE from the coding sequence ATGTGCGGAATAGTTGGTTATACAGGTTTTCAAGATGCCTACGATATAGTAATTAATGGTCTTAGAAGATTAGAATACAGAGGTTACGATAGTGCCGGAATTGTTTTGGAAGGTGAAAACAAAAGTTTTAACGTAGAAAAGACAAAAGGCAAAGTTGATGATCTTGTACAGATTTCAAGTCAATTAAAAGGAATTGCAAAAGTTGGTATGGGGCATACTCGTTGGGCAACACACGGAGTTCCAAGTGACAGAAATTCTCATCCTCATGTATCTAATAATGGTAAAATCGCAATCGTACACAATGGGATCATAGAAAATTATGATACAATTAAGACGATGCTTACAGATAAAGGATATACATTCAAATCTGAAACTGATACTGAAGTCTTGGTTAATTTAATCCAGTATTTTACGGAATTAAATATTGAGACAGATTTTCCAACAGCAGTAAGATACGCCTTGAATGAAGTTTATGGTGCTTATGCTATCACCGTAATGCACGAAGATTATCCTGGAGTTTTGGTTGTAGGAAGATTAGGTTCTCCTTTAGCAATAGGAATTGGAGATCAAGAATATTTCATCGCATCAGATGCATCTCCATTTGTAGAATTTACAAAAGAGGCTATTTATTTGGAAGAAGGTCACATGGCGATTCTTTCTTTAGAAAATGGTGTAGACATAAGAACAATCACCGATAATTCAAAAATTGTTCCTGAAATTCAAGAACTTAAATTGAATTTGGAACAAATTGAGAAAGGCGGATACGAGCATTTTATGCTTAAAGAAATATTCGAACAGCCAAAATCTATTCATGATACAATGAGAGGAAGACTTATTGTAGAAGAAGGAATTATAAAAATGGCTGGAATTTGGGATCACCTTGAGAAATTCAAAAATGCAAACAAAATTACCATTATTGCTTGTGGTACATCATGGCACGCAGGTCTTATCGGTGAATATTTGATTGAAGAATTCGCCAGAATCCCTGTAGAAGTAGAATATGCTTCAGAATTCAGATATAGAAACCCAATTATTACAGATAAGGATGTCGTTATCGCGATTTCTCAATCAGGAGAAACTGCAGATACAATGGCAGCTTTGAAACTGGCCAAAGAAAGAGGTGCATTTATATATGGTATTTGTAATGTGGTCGATTCTTCAATTGCAAGAATTACAGACGCCGGATCTTATACTCATGCGGGTCCTGAGATTGGAGTTGCATCTACTAAAGCATTTACGGCACAGCTTACCATTCTTTCGCTTATCGCATTAAAACTAGGAAAGCATAACGGAAATTTAGGAAACGCAGATTTTATGAGCTTAATTGCAGAATTGAATGCAATTCCTAAGAAGATTGAAGAAGTTTTAGAAGCTACACATGAGTTAACTCAAAGTATTGCCAAAGACTTCATTAATGCCACCAATTTTCTATATCTAGGAAGAGGATACAATTATCCTGCTGCATTGGAAGGTGCCTTAAAATTAAAGGAAATTTCTTACATCCACGCAGAGGGTTATCCAGCTGCAGAAATGAAGCACGGTCCTATTGCTTTGATAGATGAAAATATGCCGATCGTTATTATAGCTCCAAAGAAGGGTCATTACGATAAAATCGTTAGTAATGTACAGGAAATTAAAGCTAGAAAAGGAAAAGTGATTGCTGTGGTTAATAAAGGAGATACACAGGTAAGTGCTATGGCAGATTATGTAATAGAAATTCCTGAGACTTCGGAGTGTTTTTCACCAATTGTAGCATCCGTTCCTTTGCAGTTATTAGCTTATTATATAGCTGTTTACAGAGGTGCAAACGTTGACCAGCCAAGAAATCTTGCGAAATCTGTAACTGTAGAGTAA
- a CDS encoding DUF4270 family protein yields the protein MKKAFTILSMVIFGGMLVYNCEPEPDSLGEQLFLDGAAEGNEVAYDVIAYNMSNNDSIRSDASKLGMATIGAFNESQFGKQKAAYYTQLRLPAYDPDFGAEAIVDSVVLVIKPTYASDSVTTVTDENYVYPDGAVPAKQVMNRYPAVKYGKTKANGGKLTVKVHEVKEFLDGYNDIAYSNKIYEFDQLNPIGSKDFDGFVRSIAITKDSDNASLFSSEAGFRMLLSNNLFQSKIIDKKGQPELKDVASFIRHFRGLRISVEQQDGYLVQFSPSTVELLMYYKSLDTGATAKTQKKYTFSIGNGNVHIGNYIYDRAGSASQTALTGNKDTGDLQLFAQAMGGNSIGIRFPKATIDKLKMLYQNEKAAIVSAKIRMYTDQTAWNKYPKPSLMTIVQRDLDLTKTAGNQVTTNFTEDLLKLSSTPNFAYMRAYALDKNPAYYDFTVTQSLKNIVEAKPGEEIDYSNKYFKIDMGNFLQSSTGNTFAGYQFTSRAFSTDRAVFVGTDSTNPDNDPSKPYEIKLRVTYGKK from the coding sequence ATGAAAAAAGCCTTCACTATACTTTCAATGGTGATTTTTGGAGGAATGTTGGTGTATAATTGCGAACCGGAACCAGATTCTCTAGGAGAGCAGTTATTTTTAGACGGTGCTGCAGAAGGTAATGAAGTTGCCTACGACGTTATTGCATATAATATGAGTAATAATGACAGTATCCGTAGCGATGCTTCAAAATTGGGGATGGCAACCATTGGTGCATTTAATGAAAGTCAATTTGGTAAGCAAAAAGCTGCTTATTATACTCAATTACGATTACCGGCTTATGATCCGGATTTCGGAGCAGAAGCAATTGTAGATTCGGTAGTTTTAGTTATTAAACCTACTTACGCATCAGATTCTGTTACAACTGTAACAGACGAAAACTATGTGTATCCAGACGGAGCAGTTCCTGCAAAACAGGTTATGAATAGATATCCTGCAGTAAAATATGGTAAAACGAAAGCTAATGGCGGAAAGCTTACTGTAAAAGTTCATGAAGTTAAAGAATTTTTAGATGGATACAACGATATTGCTTATTCAAATAAAATTTATGAATTTGATCAATTAAATCCTATTGGGTCTAAAGATTTTGATGGTTTCGTTAGATCTATTGCCATCACGAAAGATTCTGATAATGCTTCATTATTCTCATCTGAAGCAGGATTTAGGATGCTACTTTCTAACAATCTTTTTCAATCAAAAATTATTGATAAAAAAGGTCAGCCTGAATTGAAAGATGTCGCAAGCTTTATCAGACATTTCAGAGGTTTAAGAATTTCTGTAGAACAACAAGATGGTTATTTGGTACAGTTCTCTCCTTCTACAGTTGAGTTATTGATGTACTACAAATCACTCGATACAGGTGCAACAGCGAAAACTCAAAAGAAATATACTTTCTCAATAGGGAACGGGAATGTACATATCGGAAACTATATTTATGACAGAGCTGGTTCGGCATCACAAACAGCATTAACAGGAAACAAGGACACAGGAGATTTACAATTATTTGCTCAGGCTATGGGTGGTAATTCTATAGGAATCAGATTTCCTAAAGCTACGATTGATAAATTGAAAATGTTATATCAGAACGAAAAGGCTGCCATCGTCAGTGCAAAAATCAGAATGTATACTGACCAGACTGCTTGGAATAAATACCCAAAACCTTCTTTAATGACTATCGTACAAAGAGATTTGGATCTTACAAAAACTGCCGGAAATCAAGTGACTACAAATTTCACAGAAGATCTTCTGAAATTATCTAGTACTCCAAATTTTGCTTATATGAGAGCTTATGCTTTAGATAAAAATCCTGCATACTATGATTTTACTGTCACTCAGTCTCTAAAAAATATTGTGGAGGCTAAACCTGGAGAAGAGATTGATTACTCGAATAAATATTTCAAAATAGATATGGGTAATTTCTTGCAGTCATCTACAGGAAATACATTTGCAGGTTATCAGTTTACATCAAGAGCATTCTCTACTGATAGAGCGGTATTTGTAGGAACAGATTCTACAAACCCGGATAATGACCCTAGCAAACCTTACGAGATTAAACTTAGAGTTACTTACGGTAAAAAATAA
- a CDS encoding glycogen/starch synthase encodes MPNQKILYITTEMYPYQEDTNLGTVVNKMALKMHNAGNDVRVFMPRFGQISERKFQLHEVIRLSGMNIIINDLDQPLIIKVASLPGERLQVYFIDNEEYFKRKQYYFDDEGAAFADNDERAIFFARGVIETIKKLNWVPDVIHLNGWMASFIPVYLKTFYQSDTYFKDAKIVLSLYNEKDAPLDKSIVEKLQFDNISGLEALNKPSFQSFVIESMKYVDEVVKGDEFLEGDLDKAFNETSTSKSEYLDLDSINKLY; translated from the coding sequence ATGCCCAATCAGAAAATACTGTACATTACCACAGAGATGTACCCTTATCAGGAAGATACCAATTTAGGAACAGTGGTAAATAAAATGGCACTTAAAATGCACAACGCAGGCAATGATGTAAGAGTTTTTATGCCACGATTTGGACAGATTAGTGAGAGAAAATTTCAGCTTCATGAGGTAATTCGACTTTCCGGGATGAATATCATCATCAATGATTTAGATCAGCCTCTTATCATTAAAGTAGCGTCTCTTCCGGGAGAAAGGCTTCAGGTTTATTTTATCGATAACGAAGAATATTTTAAAAGAAAACAATATTATTTTGATGACGAAGGTGCTGCCTTTGCAGATAATGACGAGAGAGCAATCTTTTTTGCAAGAGGCGTTATAGAAACCATCAAGAAACTCAATTGGGTGCCGGATGTTATTCATCTTAATGGTTGGATGGCTTCTTTTATTCCGGTATATCTAAAAACTTTCTACCAATCTGACACGTATTTCAAAGATGCCAAAATCGTACTTTCATTATACAATGAAAAAGATGCGCCTTTGGATAAAAGTATTGTAGAAAAATTGCAATTTGATAATATTTCAGGATTAGAAGCGTTAAATAAACCAAGTTTCCAGAGTTTTGTAATCGAAAGCATGAAGTATGTAGATGAGGTTGTGAAAGGAGATGAATTTTTGGAAGGAGATTTAGATAAAGCATTTAATGAAACTTCTACTTCAAAATCAGAATATTTAGATTTAGATTCTATCAATAAACTATATTAA
- the panC gene encoding pantoate--beta-alanine ligase yields MEVLKSRKTLQDFIERQKEMGKKIGFAPTMGALHNGHLSLYEAARSQNDLVISSIFVNPTQFNNIEDLKKYPRDINRDIKILENSGLVDAVYIPEVQDIYPEKAESRHYDFDGLENEMEGKSRPGHFDGVGTVVEELFKQVKPDNAYFGEKDFQQLAIIKKMTEKKGLHINIIGVNIYRAENGLALSSRNQRLTEDRRKDSKIIYETLIKVNDWFRVVSIKEIKDRVKDVFDDQKGMQLEYFLIADENTLKETDFFYKDKSYRAFIVVVVDGVRLIDNMHLD; encoded by the coding sequence ATGGAAGTTTTAAAAAGCAGAAAAACGCTTCAAGATTTTATCGAGAGACAAAAAGAAATGGGTAAAAAAATCGGTTTTGCCCCAACCATGGGAGCATTGCATAATGGGCATTTGTCTTTGTATGAGGCAGCCAGATCACAAAATGATTTGGTAATTTCTTCAATATTTGTCAATCCTACTCAATTTAATAACATTGAAGATCTGAAAAAATACCCTCGGGATATCAACAGAGATATAAAAATTCTCGAAAACTCAGGTTTAGTAGACGCCGTTTACATACCGGAAGTACAAGATATTTATCCTGAAAAAGCAGAAAGCAGACATTATGATTTTGATGGTTTGGAAAATGAAATGGAAGGAAAATCCAGACCCGGACATTTCGATGGTGTTGGAACAGTTGTGGAAGAGCTTTTCAAGCAGGTAAAGCCAGACAATGCATATTTTGGTGAAAAAGATTTTCAGCAATTAGCAATCATTAAAAAAATGACCGAAAAAAAGGGCCTTCATATTAATATTATTGGTGTAAATATATACAGAGCCGAAAACGGATTGGCATTAAGCTCAAGAAACCAAAGGCTTACGGAAGATCGAAGAAAAGACTCAAAAATCATCTACGAAACTCTCATTAAAGTGAATGATTGGTTTCGAGTTGTATCCATAAAAGAAATTAAAGACAGAGTGAAAGATGTTTTTGACGATCAAAAAGGAATGCAATTGGAATACTTTTTGATTGCTGATGAAAACACATTAAAAGAAACAGATTTTTTTTACAAAGATAAATCCTACAGGGCATTTATCGTGGTCGTGGTAGACGGTGTGAGATTGATTGACAATATGCATTTAGATTAA
- a CDS encoding shikimate kinase: MIISLVGYMGSGKSHISKILSDKINFKLIDLDREISRRNKLTIPEIFEKRGEIYFRKLEREILEEILATEENIVLSLGGGTPVYYNNMEIINHNSKSVFLRTSINILIERISKQKEKRPLIAHISDENLPEFIAKHLFERNEFYSKAQFSISTDSKDPEEIMNEIIEKLYL, from the coding sequence ATGATAATTTCACTGGTCGGATACATGGGAAGTGGCAAATCTCACATTTCCAAAATTTTAAGCGATAAAATCAATTTCAAACTCATTGATCTTGATAGAGAAATTTCACGAAGAAATAAATTAACAATCCCTGAAATCTTCGAAAAAAGGGGTGAAATCTACTTTCGAAAGCTAGAAAGAGAAATTTTGGAGGAGATTCTTGCCACAGAAGAGAATATTGTTTTGAGCCTTGGAGGAGGCACACCTGTATATTACAATAATATGGAAATCATTAACCATAATTCTAAAAGTGTTTTTCTAAGAACCTCCATCAATATTTTGATTGAAAGAATTTCAAAACAAAAAGAGAAAAGACCTTTGATTGCTCACATTTCAGATGAAAACCTCCCTGAGTTTATCGCCAAACATTTATTTGAAAGAAATGAATTCTATAGCAAAGCACAGTTCAGCATCAGCACAGATTCTAAAGATCCTGAAGAAATCATGAACGAAATCATCGAAAAATTATATTTATGA
- a CDS encoding RNA-binding S4 domain-containing protein, with the protein MRIDKFLWSIRFYKTRSIATDEIKKNRVAIGESVVKSSKEVKEGDVIKIRKNQIDYKIKVIQIPKSRIGAKLVSLHIKDVTDKEQYELLKLRKLSQSYYRDRGEGRPTKKDRREIDGYTGNDVDSDFTDWDDFFGETNSGNEEEKDS; encoded by the coding sequence ATGAGAATAGATAAATTTTTATGGAGTATTCGTTTTTACAAGACCAGATCTATCGCTACCGATGAGATAAAAAAGAACAGAGTAGCGATCGGAGAATCTGTGGTAAAGTCGTCTAAAGAGGTAAAAGAAGGAGATGTAATCAAAATCCGTAAGAATCAAATTGACTATAAAATAAAAGTCATACAAATCCCTAAAAGCAGAATTGGAGCAAAATTGGTTTCTCTTCATATCAAAGATGTCACAGATAAAGAACAATATGAGTTGCTTAAATTGAGAAAATTATCTCAAAGCTACTATCGAGACAGAGGTGAGGGTAGGCCAACCAAAAAAGACAGGCGAGAAATTGATGGCTATACAGGGAATGACGTAGATTCTGATTTTACAGATTGGGATGATTTTTTTGGTGAAACTAATTCAGGCAATGAGGAGGAAAAAGATTCATAA